One Cardiocondyla obscurior isolate alpha-2009 linkage group LG02, Cobs3.1, whole genome shotgun sequence genomic window, CAACTCCACTTAATGAAAACATGCGATACTTCAATAGTAATGCCTTTCTCAGTGGAAGCGTTTTCAAAAGTATTGTTGTATCCTCAATATTGGCGAGATGTAGACATGATTCAAAAGTCATATTCATTTCAATCGGATAGTATTACTATCACAGGAACCAAGGCAAAGTTAATGACTGCAACGTCAATTATAACTTCGGTTTTTTATCCTTCAGATATAACAAATCCACTCGCTTGTTCTACTCTTTTTAATGACGCCTGTCAAGAAACATGTAtgcgaatattaaatattctattttattattaaaagaaattttcagcttttattaaaatgcagttataaaatttgttttatatattacaggTCCAGTGTATTTAGAATTGTAcctagaaaatataaattgcaaaaatatatcgtcCTCGGTTACGATATCAAACGAAGTGAATATAAGTTCTATAAAAATCTTTGCTCTCAATGATTCTCAACAAGCATTTATTCTTTCGGGTCCAGAAAATCATGACAACAGGTCTgtatatgttaataatatataatttaaggcattaaaaaattttgactaatttaatctttatactCTTAGTGATGTAGGAAATGTACCGCTGTTGTCTACCGTAGTGCAATATCCTAAAAACGTTGAAACGCAAACACATCCATCTCTTGTTTCGTTTAAAATTTCCGAAATTAGAGCCTCCTTAGATCCACTTTTCTTTGAATGGCTAGAATATCATGCCACTTATCATAAATCGGGAAGTGTACACGTATTGCGTTCAGATAGTCAACAATTGATTACCGAAGGTACATCATCCGATACAGGTACACGgaaaaaaacatttccgaGTCTGCATGAAAGCGTGCACAGTTCGTCggacaaagaaagaaagaagtcgGCTGTAACAGAAAAGTCGAAAACTTTACGAAATGCtgaaacgcaaaaaaaaagtgaatttaAACTGGAAGAACAAcaggtattaaaatatatatatatactatactATATATCGTAATGAATAAAGTACGCTTTCTTTTTAGAAGACACAGCCAACACAAGTGTCGTTCTGTTTTCGTTATTCTGTCAATACAAAAAAAGGCAGAATGACACTTGTGTCGACTGTACTAAAAAGAAAGCAGCCAAAAGTAAATCGTTATCAACCGAGCGCTCCGTATAAAACATTAGACAGTAGCGGTAACTGAAATTTAGTCGGTAACTGCTTCTATCCGTTACGATTCACTTCGTATATCAAACGCACACAACTAATAATAGCAATCGAATATCGTTTATtgattgttataattttaggATTTACCGAAATCAGGAATTTTGGTCAGATTAGCAGAATCGTATTCATGGTGGTGCAATCTTGTTTTAAATGGTTGTATCggacatattattatttatattccgTCTGGTACAATGAGTGGTATTGGAGCAGATGgtaaatattctaattattatgcagataaaaagattaaattattatattcgttTATTATTGCTATGATCTGACGATTCTTGccctcgcttttttttttttttttttttttttttcttaaatacgTTAATGTAGTTAtagcttaaatataattaataaaatgtattacaaGGCATAGAACAAGCCAAGGATAGAGCTTTAATAGAAAATGCAGAACTacaaataatgataataaaactACCGAGTTTTCTTATACAGTCATCTAATTTGAATGCTGAAATACTGAATCCATATCTACAGAATCTCCCTGTCAAATTACCTGAATGTATGTGGACACATCgtaagtttatttatttttacgataaattacTGTTTAAATggaatacaatttattattattgttcttATTTTAGGAATGCAAAGTTTTCCGTGGACGTTAAGTCTTATCGATTTCCATTGTTATACGTTGCAACAGCAAACACAAAAGAACTTTATAAAGAAAGTTACATTAAATGCTACAGTAGCTCTTACAACTAAAACAGCTGCAACTGAATTAAATACACTTACTGCTTTAAGCATTTGCGTACATATTGATAATTCGCCTATCATTATTTCCCTTTCGGAAgaccaagtattaaaaaacttgttatttatcatatttaatacataaattagcgataaaaaaatacaaatttctgTTTGTTTCAGGTTATTTTTATGagcaatattatttcaaatataataaaaatattacaaacttTATACGGTTCTCAGAGACACGATGTAATTGCACGACAAATGAGTAACGAAATGCAAATCGTTCTTCCCGCTATACCTCAAACTCCGTCCACTCCAACTCAAATAATGTATCAAGAAGATACTACCAATTCGACTATGTCTACATCAAAGGATGATCTGAGATACGGTAagctaaatatatttattttcgtatttatgTTTATTAACTTGCAAGTTTTACAGAAAAAGACGGCTTGGTTGTAACGGCATGGATTCAGTGGACTATAACAAAGatagcaattaaattatacattatggGACATGAAGACATGccttctttaaaattaatgttagaGTTAGAAGATATTATAACATCGTTAGATTTACAATCGgtttatatgcaaataaaaaataagataacgACAGCtacaatatttcattatattaggtaaatttatgtttctaaaatttatttatattttgtgcgtgattatatttaaagtattagcaaaaaattattttacgcaacGTTATATGCgttataaaacataataattctttattttttatattttcatattttaacatGACAGAGGTCCACATGCATCAAATTGGGATGTTGGTGAATATGCTGGATTGGTACTCTGTGGAAGGGAAGATAATTTAGAGAAAGGTGATGATTCTGGTTTCATAAGTTTTACGCTTACTCGTGCGAAATCTGGAAATGTATACACACGTTGGGGTACTAACAAAAGTTACAAGCCTCaaaaggtaaaataattttatttaattatccagtcaatcttaaattaataacattgtttatttaatgtgatattaataagaactctatgttatttatatatttagaaagAATTGCTGCTTGATTCTACGTTATCCACAAACGGCTACATTTCTGAAATACttgtaaaaatgcaaatggtcgatataattttaccaATAAGTGTAATTAGCAAATATGCACAATTAATGAAACCTTTTACATGCCTAAGTTCATCTATTGATAAAAGTGCAGAATCTATGCGTAATAAAAACATGGCAATACCGTTAATTGGAATAACTAACTTAAATAATGAATCATTACCGTTGGTGCATTTAGAATTCAAAGGTTTTCGCCTTATGATACCAGCATTTAcagatacaaataaattgcaaCACGATTTACTGATGCTTCAggttgtaaattattttatttctttactattttcttagcaatataatatttatacttattatagctctgtatattatatgttataCAGTTAGACGGAATTCGTATTACACCAGACGCAGAAAATCCAATTTGTAGAAGTCTATTGCGAACTGATATATATCAATTGGCTGCTCgagcaaatatattaaacgtaCCAGGTTCAGCCGTAGAAGATCGTCAGTATCAAATTAATGTTAAAGGAGTGTGTGTATATACCACCACTTGGAAAAATTACCAGCTAAGCATTAATAAggtttaatattgaaattatatatatattttttttttcagaattttgaAACagatattttgtatatttaaaattaaaaaaattcttgaattattattataaatttgatttaaactTTCAGAGGATGTCGCAATCGTACTTATACACAATGAACGAGAATCCAGCATTGGAATGGAATAAGCTAGGGAATGGTAGTAGTCTAGATCCATATTTTTCAACATCTCCAGTATTAACAAAGTAATGCAATTATCatatgcataaaaatttagaaagcaATTATATAgtatactaatttttttttatttaattgtagattTGATCTCTGCTTAATTATTGCCCCAGctattatatttaaaggaGATATTGTAGTTTGCGGAAGTGCTGTCGAAGTAAATTGCATTACAGATATCGAATtgacaataaatttaaatcaaattaaattaatatcaacgctgaataatgaatttaaaacGTTACTATTCGGACATTTCGAAAAAATGGAGAATAAAAgtaattctaataatatagTTCCAAAATTAAGTactcaaaatattaaatctataaaCTGGTTGAAACAAACGTCAGATGATTCAGATATTGATTTTACAAAAGATAGTGGTGTCGATTTTGAAATGTCTAGCATGCATTCGACAATAATTGTAAGTTATagatacatataatattttattatttgattaaaaatttatattgagagtaataattttcttacacTAGGGAAGACCAACAGCTGAAAGTATGATACTTCCACCGTTCGAGTTTTTAGTAAATTGTGGAAagataacatttattttgtatgaAATTCAGAGTACATTCCTTGATTTAGAAAATAACACAGTGAGTAAtggttaaaattaatacatttaagtgcgatattttaataatattattaaaatatgaatataatttttaggaTTTACACAAAACTGACTGTGAAGATGATAATAACAATCTAAAACAACCATTACTTTACCTAATGATTAATCAaccaaatatttatttttctcaacaacatttatctaaaaaaatacaagtttgtattaatttatgtatcaTTTTCcgtaaaaagtatattataaattaatattgttttaaaatttacaggTATCTTGTTTTGATATAACAACAGCACTTGGCGACACACAAAATCTAAACATAATACCTAGTGAAAaggattttaaaatttatatgataGAAACCAAGCATGGTGATCCACATCCAGACACGGGTATTCCACCGTCTTTTGCGACAATCAAATCTGAAATGATTTTAGGCAAAAATCGCCAGTTTTTTATCGAAATGGGACGACCGACGAAAGTACATCTTTCTTTATCCCGCCTCAACCAACTTTATGATATACGGAATAAGGTAACTCGACGAAGAGTATACaacatacaaatatttttaacttttcttaattatattttattactttaggTATTATCGTGTTTTATTGACGATGTTACACAAATATCTACAGAAAACGAGACTGCGCATATAGATTCTCCAAATTTAGCATTACCGACAAAATCGAGAAAGTTTGGCGTGCctgatttacatttaaatacgaAACAAATtgtattatctttaaaaactGATATCGGAGCAGAAATTATTATCAGTTTGGCATCATTAAACGGAAATCTGTCGACACTTCTAAGACCTGATaggatatatttaaatgtagcCATAGATTCTTTTATTGTGTCTGCCATTCTAAACGAGAATATCAAAGTGCTTTTAAATCCATGGTGTTGCAATGTAACAACTTGCTTACTTTGGGAGTCGTATAGTAGCGAGATTATTCCACAGATACAAATACAAGCAGATAGTGAAAGTCTGTACCTCGATTTTGGACCagatcaaattaaaattatgaaaatggTTATGCAAGATTGCCAATTACTCTTAAATGAATTTGCCTCGTTATCTacaagcaaaaataaaaatgagaaacaAATCGCGCTATCGACTGAACAGCATTATAAGGATGATTTGAAGGCAGGCGCATTTCAATTTGTCGATGGCACTGCGGACGAATTACCTTTCCCATATCAAGTTagtcataaaattaaattgtaaattgtattaaaattaaaaaatcttaattttctttttatttacaggtagtattttttgtttatcctCAACAATCGATGGCTTGGAGATATCCACAACCGCGCATGTtaacaaaaatacatatatctccTGTTCCATTCGAGGTAAATgagtttttactttttcgatTAGTTAGTGTtgaatttgaatatttaaaaaaatagaacgtacgtttatagatatatttattttaaagatataattttatttttttatttctaagttgcgaaattgtatttttattcgctaaattctttttatttataggcAATGGATACCgataattatatcgataaaGTTCCCTGCGTTCTCGAGTATTGGAGTGACAGTCATATGTCATACCAGCGTTAtgccgatttttatttatcggaAACTGATTCTTATCGATTGGATTTGCCAGAAAAAGTACCAGCTCGAGCAGTAGCTTGCGTATGGCGAGTAGTTATTCTGTCTAACAGCAAGCGACCACTATCGAAAAGCATTGTTTCTGCTCGTGCTCTCGCTGCCTGTCTGCGTATTGATtcctattttaatttcttattgatACCGAATATACAAATTGCTTTAAATATTGGCATTCTCCATGTATCTTTATATAATCATATTGATACAAGTATATACAACAATTTGCCACCACCATTAgataaatatactttaaatggaaaaattccCGAGATACAATGTTTCATGTCTGTGGAACAGAAAGGAGCTGTTCTCGTATTTAACAAATGGATAGACGATTCCATACTGCTCGATATCGGCGGCAGCTTGAGCATACACGTATTAGACTACAGCCACTTAACTATGCAGGAAGTTTTGGATACTTTAGAAGGAAGATTTCAGCTGTCGTTATCAGAAAAGATAGATTCATCGTTAACGTGCAGtccatttacattaaaattggGGCCAGCTATAACTCACACTCTCGCAGTTTCCACCCATTTATGGTTGGCATCTTTTGATGAAGAGGAAAAGAGCGTGATTGTTTTAACTCGTTACGTAATAGCCAACGATAGTAATATACCTATTCGTTTTGGCCAAAGTGGCACTGGAGACAGTATACTTCTCGAAAGCAGGCAGTGCAACTTTTATTCTTGGCGGCAGATTGGTAATCAAATGATACGCATATCGACAGAAGAAAATGCCTGGATATGGAGTCGACCTTTTCCCGTTAACAAAGACGGAATTCAGGTGATAGAATTCAATAATTCGACGATTGGTACGGTGGTTTTTGTGAATGTTACGTCGCTTTCCGCCACACAAAAACTTGTTACATTTTCAGGACAACTAGTAATTTCTAATCaattaatagataattttgaaatgaaattagtaaaatacGAAGAAGAAGTCGGCTCTAAAGTAACAGTCTTGAAAGAAGTGTATTCCGTACCAGGCAAAAGCTTTCCGTCATCTATCATGCTTGAAAATAACAAGAAGATGGCTATGCGGCTACGTTTTACTAATTTAACACATTTATCATGGACTGGAGATATTCCATTGCAACCTAATATTAAATGGGGTCAACCGTGGCTTGTCAAAGTTCCACTGCAAGAACGTGGTCAATTTTTAAGTATCTGGGTACGAATTGTAACGCAGATGATAcaagataaaacaaaaattcttGCAGTACTCAGTCCTCTCTACATGATTAGATCGCATTTACCAGTACCGGTCAGAGTACAAATGGAAACGCCGTCTTTAAAGACATCATCGAGCACAATGATAAATGGTCGTGGCGAATGTCAACAGCTGTACTGTCCCGGTACATTTGAGCATTTCCATCAGCTAACGTTTCAATTAGAATCCGGAATTTCCGCTTCAAATCCTTACGTACCGCTTTCGTACAGCTCTGTAGAGCAACGAAAATTTTTCCGAAGACCCGAGGCCGAggatattgataaaattttacaagagCTTAGAAACCGAAAAGATGAAACAAAGTGGCCTTTTCAAGAGGACGATGTCGAAGAGTGGATATCCGCGGAACAACCGCAGACACACGTGCAAGTAAAATATCAGGACGCGGGATTGGTTTCCAGCACTCTGCTGCTGGAATTGCAGCCCTGGTGCTTCGTAATGAATTCGTTAGGATGTCATATTTCATTGGTGTCGGAAGATGTAGAACTCTGTCAGATTCCTCACTATGGCATAGTCACACCGCCTAAGTTAGAAAGTACTTTTCACGTGGGTATTGGAATCGGCGATACTTATTATATGTCTCCAACGTTACAATTAGCGCGACCCGATTGGAGTCAGAGTTTTTATATGCCTCGAATTTGCGGTCTCGTGCCAGTCGAGGGGAACATTAAAACGTCTGTGGATTGCGGTACGAGCGTATCTATTCTGAATATCGGTTCCTCCATGCACCAGGATATGCGTCTGGTGCGAGTCACAAGCAGCCACGTAATCGCGAATTTAACAACTCAGGAATTATGCGTAGCCACGCTTGCGGTACATGAAGAAGCGAGAAATCTTCAATTGCCTCATGATCTTACGCCTTACAGTTTAAATATCTCGCCGTCTGAAGATCAAAGACAAGGCACGCCGATTGTACAGTGGTACACTTTATATACCGAAAGCAACATTGAGCCGCTTGTATTGTACATTTCTCTGAGTATCGGCCACAAGTGGTCTTGTCCGATTAAAGTGGATCAAACCATGAGTCGTAAATCCGTTGTAATTCCAAATAGTTCCTCTACCATCCCGGTGATTGTGACAACGCAAGAAGATAAAGGCAGCACGTTTATCGTAATTCATAGTGACGATCATCCGCAATTATTAATCGAGAACGCCTGCGGTTTCAAAATTCTGTTAGGACAAGCCGATGAAAAAGGGAACGAGATATTACCAGATAGCAGTCATTTTACATGGATATGCGAAGTTGATAGCGAAGCAACGTCTCACTATTCTCTTCCCTGTGCGAGTAACAGATTACCTGACACTACAGTTCCAAGTGCATcgaatgtattattattttctaccaTGCAGAATGATCAAACactggaaaaaattaatttaaagtggTCAAGAGGTGTAAATCTGTCTGCATTGTCATCTACACCGATAGATCAATACTTACGATTACCATTGTATGGTGACGTAAAACTCATAATGCATACTCGTTGCTACACCACTCACATAAATATCGTGCCCATTTCTCAAATTGAAATATCCGCTCAAGATATTAGGAGCAGATTGCTGCGTAAGAAAAGCACTGCGAAAGATCGCGACGCCGTTCTCAAGAGCCCTCCGCAACTGAGAAAATCAGAAGAGGATAAGCTATTGTCGTATGTACAAAGTTCGAGTAGCTCGACATCACTAACGAGCTTCTTCTCAGCTCAAGAAGATATTTTAACGACAGAGCAAACGCCTGATTCAAGttcaaaacaattaattcCAAAAAAGTCGGGTATACAAATTACCACTAAtgac contains:
- the Vps13b gene encoding intermembrane lipid transfer protein VPS13B isoform X2: MILSLVACASKLTELSPEMFTQCHAITDIQVIGVKSQLHLMKTCDTSIVMPFSVEAFSKVLLYPQYWRDVDMIQKSYSFQSDSITITGTKAKLMTATSIITSVFYPSDITNPLACSTLFNDACQETCPVYLELYLENINCKNISSSVTISNEVNISSIKIFALNDSQQAFILSGPENHDNSDVGNVPLLSTVVQYPKNVETQTHPSLVSFKISEIRASLDPLFFEWLEYHATYHKSGSVHVLRSDSQQLITEGTSSDTGTRKKTFPSLHESVHSSSDKERKKSAVTEKSKTLRNAETQKKSEFKLEEQQDLPKSGILVRLAESYSWWCNLVLNGCIGHIIIYIPSGTMSGIGADGIEQAKDRALIENAELQIMIIKLPSFLIQSSNLNAEILNPYLQNLPVKLPECMWTHRMQSFPWTLSLIDFHCYTLQQQTQKNFIKKVTLNATVALTTKTAATELNTLTALSICVHIDNSPIIISLSEDQVIFMSNIISNIIKILQTLYGSQRHDVIARQMSNEMQIVLPAIPQTPSTPTQIMYQEDTTNSTMSTSKDDLRYEKDGLVVTAWIQWTITKIAIKLYIMGHEDMPSLKLMLELEDIITSLDLQSVYMQIKNKITTATIFHYIRGPHASNWDVGEYAGLVLCGREDNLEKGDDSGFISFTLTRAKSGNVYTRWGTNKSYKPQKKELLLDSTLSTNGYISEILVKMQMVDIILPISVISKYAQLMKPFTCLSSSIDKSAESMRNKNMAIPLIGITNLNNESLPLVHLEFKGFRLMIPAFTDTNKLQHDLLMLQLDGIRITPDAENPICRSLLRTDIYQLAARANILNVPGSAVEDRQYQINVKGVCVYTTTWKNYQLSINKRMSQSYLYTMNENPALEWNKLGNGSSLDPYFSTSPVLTKFDLCLIIAPAIIFKGDIVVCGSAVEVNCITDIELTINLNQIKLISTLNNEFKTLLFGHFEKMENKSNSNNIVPKLSTQNIKSINWLKQTSDDSDIDFTKDSGVDFEMSSMHSTIIGRPTAESMILPPFEFLVNCGKITFILYEIQSTFLDLENNTDLHKTDCEDDNNNLKQPLLYLMINQPNIYFSQQHLSKKIQVSCFDITTALGDTQNLNIIPSEKDFKIYMIETKHGDPHPDTGIPPSFATIKSEMILGKNRQFFIEMGRPTKVHLSLSRLNQLYDIRNKVLSCFIDDVTQISTENETAHIDSPNLALPTKSRKFGVPDLHLNTKQIVLSLKTDIGAEIIISLASLNGNLSTLLRPDRIYLNVAIDSFIVSAILNENIKVLLNPWCCNVTTCLLWESYSSEIIPQIQIQADSESLYLDFGPDQIKIMKMVMQDCQLLLNEFASLSTSKNKNEKQIALSTEQHYKDDLKAGAFQFVDGTADELPFPYQVVFFVYPQQSMAWRYPQPRMLTKIHISPVPFEAMDTDNYIDKVPCVLEYWSDSHMSYQRYADFYLSETDSYRLDLPEKVPARAVACVWRVVILSNSKRPLSKSIVSARALAACLRIDSYFNFLLIPNIQIALNIGILHVSLYNHIDTSIYNNLPPPLDKYTLNGKIPEIQCFMSVEQKGAVLVFNKWIDDSILLDIGGSLSIHVLDYSHLTMQEVLDTLEGRFQLSLSEKIDSSLTCSPFTLKLGPAITHTLAVSTHLWLASFDEEEKSVIVLTRYVIANDSNIPIRFGQSGTGDSILLESRQCNFYSWRQIGNQMIRISTEENAWIWSRPFPVNKDGIQVIEFNNSTIGTVVFVNVTSLSATQKLVTFSGQLVISNQLIDNFEMKLVKYEEEVGSKVTVLKEVYSVPGKSFPSSIMLENNKKMAMRLRFTNLTHLSWTGDIPLQPNIKWGQPWLVKVPLQERGQFLSIWVRIVTQMIQDKTKILAVLSPLYMIRSHLPVPVRVQMETPSLKTSSSTMINGRGECQQLYCPGTFEHFHQLTFQLESGISASNPYVPLSYSSVEQRKFFRRPEAEDIDKILQELRNRKDETKWPFQEDDVEEWISAEQPQTHVQVKYQDAGLVSSTLLLELQPWCFVMNSLGCHISLVSEDVELCQIPHYGIVTPPKLESTFHVGIGIGDTYYMSPTLQLARPDWSQSFYMPRICGLVPVEGNIKTSVDCGTSVSILNIGSSMHQDMRLVRVTSSHVIANLTTQELCVATLAVHEEARNLQLPHDLTPYSLNISPSEDQRQGTPIVQWYTLYTESNIEPLVLYISLSIGHKWSCPIKVDQTMSRKSVVIPNSSSTIPVIVTTQEDKGSTFIVIHSDDHPQLLIENACGFKILLGQADEKGNEILPDSSHFTWICEVDSEATSHYSLPCASNRLPDTTVPSASNVLLFSTMQNDQTLEKINLKWSRGVNLSALSSTPIDQYLRLPLYGDVKLIMHTRCYTTHINIVPISQIEISAQDIRSRLLRKKSTAKDRDAVLKSPPQLRKSEEDKLLSYVQSSSSSTSLTSFFSAQEDILTTEQTPDSSSKQLIPKKSGIQITTNDDYLKSSNDVNSINSKEGSVIVYLHACTIVILHDINENAQRIEVASLSMTDVVVVINSKARFINLYCYIGDLQLDNQLFDQGGFDFPVVLINQNPLPNREIAFYSNNCLMTNMEKIKQDSLIVIEYVWEINGNMIASKEYRMKVAPISAYIEDTYITQLLSYATSMVPSRLILNDDLKKMQTLAASNAVYIPDYIMIDSKILSKPLRLQTFIIEPLSILLSVHTSMRLYVALDHSPLYFGTFERKNLLTTPYRLGNALTMHYLSGAIFGAGWVVGSLEILGSPGGLAQALGSGLRDFVSMPFQGLLQGPWGFIVGVTHGSASLMKHVTAGTVNSVTKLASSVARNLDRLTLDEEHLQRQEESRRMRPQGMAQGLYQGLTGFGMSLLAAVAGLAHHPLQQVWSGEATTKSLVTGVGLGLVGVVTKPLSGAAELVALTGQGLLQGAGWNSLPTPRQRPIVQYTTGNNSTSVRYTWRLSSLLDHSHDSILHVTSADYVIHQGSNRAVTLVLTRQALLLVNMAEDSVERIFSLKELTSVDHITESTMLCLYCPPTAIQLNRPLSPAEHEMNQEMRARVEEYVRTSSTGLASVSTNSDRQSDIFERASPHPEHTLTFYVCPDTRNYLLSLFNIAKRQNQNSGFTVL